GATATATAAGCGGTGGAAAAAAATTGTAATTATTCTTGTCTACAAGGGTTACTTGTATGTCTGGGTGGTTTACAAGTTCTTTTGCAAGATTAATTCCGGCAAAACCACCTCCAATTATGACTATGTTCATATATGTTGTGGGTTTAGTAGTATTATGAGAAAAACTCTCTGTATAAATTTAACATTTATAATTCTAAATAAAAAGTCATTTAAGGTTTTCTTTAAGCTGCTTAAAATTAATTTATGATTTTAAGTTTCATCATAATATCAGTTTGTTCATCATTACCTAATCTAAAAATATGTTTGTCAAATTCAACAAAACCATTTTTTTTATAAAAACTTAAAGCTCTGTGGTTTTCTTCCCAGACGCCCAGCCATACGTAATGTGATTTTTTGATTTTTGCTATTTCTATAGCTTTCTCATACAGTAATTGCCCGACTTTTTTGCCATGAAATTCTTTTGAAACGTAAATTCGTTCAATTTCAAGGGATTTTTGGTCTTTTAATTCAGTTTGAGAATCTCCGAAGTTTATTTTTAAATAGCCAATTACTTTATCATCAAGAACTGCAAAATAAAATTCGGAGTCGGGATTGGATAATTCTGAGGTCAATTTTTCTGCAGAAAAACTTTCCTCTAAATATTTTTTCATGTTTTCTTCAGAATTAACTTCTGAAAAAGTTTCCTGAAAAGTCTGTCGGCCAATTTTTTGTAATTGGTCAATTTCGTTAAGTGAAATCTTCTCTATTTGAATATCTGCCATTCTGATTTATGTTGTCATTTAGGGTTAAAATTCCTTATAAATTTACAACATAAATTGGCATTTTTATTGGAGTTACGGCTTACTTTTTGAATTTTTTAACAGGTTTTTCAACTACATCGATTTTGTTTTGCAGTACATAATTGGCAAGTAATTTTTCAATCAGTTCTTCTTTGGTAAGATGATGAAAAACCGTTTTTACTTTTGTTTTTAAATCTGCCGAAATATCGTGATTTGGTTTTGTTTTAAAGATTTGTTTCGCCCATAAAAGCGTATTGTTTTCTTCGATACTTAATACAGATGGCTTTTCGAATTTAGAAAAAGTAAGACCTAATTCTCTTTCAAAATCGGCAATTTCAAAAACTTCTTCTTCCTGTAAAACAGTTAAAGAAAGTCCTTTTGCCCCTGCCCTTGCGGTTCTTCCGCTTCTGTGAACATACGTTTCATAAGCATCCGGCAAATGATAGTTTACAACATAAGATATTTCTTTTACGTCGATTCCTCTCGCCGCTAAATCAGTTGCTACGAGTATATTAATATGTCCTTCGCGGAATTGCTCCATAATTCTGTCACGAATTCCCTGCGTAAGACTTCCGTGAATGGCGCCCGACGAAAAACGATTTATAGCCAGATTTTTAGCTAATTTGTTTACGGCTGCTTTTGTTTTACAGAAAATAATACCGCGTTCTCCTTCTCTTGAATTTAAAAAATGCATTAAAACATCTAATTTTTCGATAGGATCTACTACAATATATTGGTGATCAATTCCTTCGTTACCAACAATTTCCATATTGGCACTTACCTGAACTACATTTTTATTCAGATAGTTTTGAACCAATTGTTTGATAGTTCCCGGTAAAGTTGCTGAAAATAATAAAGTGCGGTGTTTTTTAGGAATTTCGGCTAAAATTTCATCCAGACTTTCTTTTAGAATCGAAACCATTTCATCGGCCTCGTCTAAAACTAAATATTGGGTTTGTTTTAAATCAATTGCTTTTCTCTGAATCAAATCGATTAAACGTCCCGGCGTAGCAACTACAATGTGTGTTGGCGATGTAAGACGTTCAATTTGAGGTTTAATTGGAATTCCGCCACAAGTCGCAGCAATTGAAATGTTTGGAATATATTTTGAAAAATCTTCTAAGTTTCTAAAAATCTGAAGACCTAATTCTCTCGTTGGAACTAAAATCACAGCCTGAACAGCAGTTGATTTAGTGTCAATTAATTGTAATAAAGGCAGTCCGAAAGCGGCAGTTTTTCCGGTTCCGGTTTTGGCTAAACCTATAACATCATGGTTTTCAGATAATAAAAGCGGAATTGTTTTTTGCTGAATTTCAGTTGGTTCAACAATATTTAATTCGCTTAATGCTTTTAAAATTGGTTCTGAAAGTCCTAATGTTGAGAATTGTTTAGACATATTTTTATTTTAGATTTTAGAGTTCTGATTTTAGATTTGCCACAGATTACTCAGATTTAAATGATTTTATTATTTTGACAAAGGAGAAATTACATCCTATATTCTACAAAATCTGTATAATTCTAGTGTAATTTCTCCTCTCCGAAGTGACTGAATGCTGAAACTTCTAACTTTTAACAGTTAACATTTAACTTAAAAAAATCAATCCGGTTCGTTCATGATTTTTTCGCGGTATTTTTTACCTATTAATAACGTCAGTCTTTGTTTGTAATCGTCTAAAAGCCATTCGCGGTAGTTTTTACTACATTGGCTTAAACATTTAGCAAAACGTTTTATACGATCTTCGATGTCGTCTTCCAGCTCTTTTGAAAGTGCTTTGGCTTCCGGCAGTAATTCTGTATTATCTACACACATGGCAGCGTGTTGTTCTAATGACTTATCTAAAACAATTTTAGAACGTAAATTTTGCTTAATTGCCTGTTTGTGTTCTTCATCAACATCAAAAGTAACATCAGCTGTTTTACTGAATTTTGCTCGTAATTCAGGCGGCATGCTGTACTTGAAATACATTTCGATTTCGGTATCGTCTCTCAGGTTTTCCAAATAGAATTCTGGAGATTTAAAGATATGCTGCCAGTTTACAGGATCGCTCCATAAACCAAAACGAGCGGCATTATTACCCAAATCAATAACGGTAAACTCATCTTTCCCAGGTAATTTACGAGATCCACGACCAATCATCTGGAAATAAAGTGTTAACGATTTTGTTGCTCTGTTTAAAATAATAGTTTCAACCGTTGGCTCATCAAAACCGGTAGTTAAGATTCCAACCGAAGTTAAAATCGCATCCGGTGTTTTCTTAAACCATTGTAAAATATCTTTACGTTCTTCAGAGCTGCTTGTGTTATCAAGGTGTCTGATGTCGTAACCTGCTTCTCTAAAAGTATCATAAACGTATAATGAAGTATGAATACCGTTATTGAAAATCAAAGTCTTTTTACCCAAAGAACGTTCTGTGTAAGCATGAAGCAGTTTTTCCTGCATTAAAGAATTGGTATACAAATCATCAGAAGATTTTACAGTATAATCTCCGTTGATACCTACTTTTAATGAAGTCAAACCTACATCGTAGCTGTATGTTGTTGCTCTGGCAAGGAATCCTTTGTCGATCAATGAACCAATAGTGTCTCCTACGATAAGCTCGTCGTAACTTTGGTGCATTGGTAATTTTATATTTGAACTCAAAGGCGTTGCCGTTACTCCAAGAATAAAAGCATTTTTAAATGAGTTTAATAATTTTCTGAATGAATTATAGTGCGCCTCGTCGATAATAACCAAACCAATATTATCAAGGTGTAATTTTTCGTCGTTGATACGGTTTTTAAGCGTTTCAACCATGGCAACGAAACATGAATAATCATTTTGGTCCGGCAGTTCTTTTACCTTACTGTTAATTATTTTATTGCTTACGCCAAAGCCCTTCAGCATTTTTGAAGTTTGTTTGCAAAGCTCGATTCGGTGTGTTAAAACAACCACTTTTTTATCGTTATTAGATAAATAACGACGAACAATTTCTGAGAATATTACTGTTTTACCACCTCCGGTTGGTAATTGATACAATAAATGATGTTTCGAAGGAGCATTATCTAAGCGGTCAAAAATGGCATCAATATCGCCTTTTTGGTATGCATAAAGTTCTTTTTTCTCTTCTCTTTCTATTTCTAAAGTGTTTTGAGACATTGTTTATTTTTGGATTTTTGCAAAAATACATCTAAAAAACAGTTATTCATCTTATTTTAACCTAAAATAAATGTTTTTTTTAAACTAAGATTTTTTATAGGAAGTGTTTTTATAAGTCGATTTTCTCCAGAATTGCTTCAAAATCATACCTGTTTTTCCATTTTTGCTGCAAAGTCTGCTGGTAAACTGCCTCAATTCTTGCTTTAAATTCAGTCAAAATTCCGTTAGAAATCACAAAATTTACAGCTTGTTCAAACGAATTAAATATACTTTTGTAAAACAATTCCTGTTTAATTAAATTATTTGACGAATACGTTTGCGCAATTTCGATATTGTAAAGCATCAAATCGGCAATAATAAATGAATCTACACCCAGAGAAATAAAATGTTTGATGATTTTTTGAGCAACAGAACGACGCATTTTTGCTCTCGGACGCCATTTTGCATTCGGCTTTTTTACCGGAAAATATTCATGCGAAATTTTAACCTTCGATTCCTGTAAAAGTTTGTCTTCTTTTGGGTTAAAAACAAAATCATAATACACCTTTACCGGACTGAATTTTTCGTAGAGTTCGATAAGCTGTTCTTCGAGTTGTTCTTTACTCAGTTCGGCTAAATATTTTTTTAAATCGCGTTTACTCATTATCAAAGTTTAAGATTACAAAAGTAAATTACTTTAAGGACACATAACTCAAAAACCAACCATAATACTTAATTTTGCTAATAATCTCAAAAAAATATATTACATGCTTAAGATTTTTAAAGTTACTGCTATTTTAGAAGGAATCTCTTATTTAGTTTTATTTGCCAATATGTTAATCATTAAAACTAACAATCCTGAACTTTACCATACCTTATTAAAACCATTAGGAATGACTCACGGAATTCTGTTTATTGGTTATATCATTTTAGCTTTTTTATTAAAAAAATCTCAAAACTGGGATTTAAAAACTTTTGCTATTATACTAATCGCTTCTCTTATTCCGTTTGGAACCTTTTACATAGAGAAAAAATATTTAGAAAATAAAGCAAATGCATAAACTTTTGGATAAAATATTCAATTTTTTATACCCTATTTTTAGAGATTGGGGTATGAGTCGCAATTTTGCGTCATACATCAGTCTTATCTTTAATATTGCCATAATGCTGGTTCTGGCTTATGGAATTTATTATATCGCCAAGTTTGTTTTGGTAACGCTTACGGCGATTTTTGCCCAGCGTACTAAAACAAAATTTGATGATTATTTAATTCACAACAAAACCACAAAATACACCGCCTATTTAATTCCGTTTTTCTTTATTTATAAAGCAGTTCCTATTATTCTGGACAAATATGAATACTGGGAATTACTTTTTGGAAAAATCGTGGGTATATATATCGTTCTGATTAGTTTATGGATTATCCGAACGATTTTTAATGCTTTACGGGATTATCTAAAGCAAAAACCGGAATACAGCGACAAACCAATCGACAGTTTCGTTCAGGTTATTATGATTGTGCTTTGGATTTTTGGGGTTGCGATGATTATTTCGACTTTATTCGGAATAAAGCAAGGTGAATTGTTAACCATTTTAGGAACTCTTTCGGCAATTATTATCCTGATTTTCAGAGATACTATTCTGGGATTTGTTTCGAGCGTTCAGGTTGCCATTAACGATATGGTTCGAATTGGTGACTGGATTACGATGGATAAATTTGGTGCCGATGGTGATGTAATTGAAATTAATCTAACAACAGTTAAAGTTCGAAATTTTGATAATACCATTACGACAATTCCAACTTATGCTCTAAGCTCTGATTCTTTTCAGAACTGGCGCGGCATGCAGAAATCTGACGGAAGACGTATTAAAAGACACGTTTTAATAAAAAGCAGCAGTATTCGTTTTCTTAACAATGACGATTTGAATCATATGAAAGGAATTCAGCTTATTACTTCTTATATAGAAACGCGTCAGGCCGAAATTGAAAAGTACAACAGCCTTAGAGGAATTGATAAATCATTACTGCTTAACGGACGTAATATGACCAATTTAGGAATGTTCCGAAAATATATCATGCAGTATTTGTTAGACCATCCGGGATTGAATAAAAATATGCATATTATGTGTCGTCAGCTGCAGTCTACAGCACACGGAGTTCCGTTAGAAATTTATGTTTTTTCAAGTGATAAACGCTGGGCTAATTACGAATATATCATGTCGGATATTTTTGATCATGTTATGGCCTCGGTAATATATTTTGATCTCGAAATTTTTGAACTTCCTTCGCAGATCGGAAGATTGGATAGGTAGTTTTTTAGTTTCAGGTTTCAAGTTGTTGAAGTGTGTTTAACCGCAAAGAGCGCTAAGGTTTACGCAAGGTTCGCAAAGTTTTTTTACAAAGCTTTGCGAACTTTTCGTTTTATATTAAAACCTCACAAATAAAATATCTTAGTGTTCTTTATGTAAACCTTTGCGCTCTTTACGGTTTAAATTAAGCGTAACGCAAATAAAAACTATTTCTTCACTTTTACAAAAACAAACTTCGGATCTTTATAATTCAATGTTCCCGGAATAAAACACGGCAGGCTCATGTAGGTTCCAACTACGCCGTTTCCTAAAATCAGTTTGTCATCTTTTTTTAGCAAAGCTAAAGGGATTCTTTTCCAGCTTCCACCATTAGAAATATAATGAAAATCGCCTCTCAAAGTATCTTTCTTTATATCCCCTCTTACATCACCGGAATCTTTTCCAACTCCATAATACGATATTTCATAACGTCCATAGAAACGTTTATCGTTTATGTTGATGTCTAAAATTGCAGTGTCTTTATTGTTTACGGCGCGATATAAAATGCGATTGTATTTGTCTTTTTCTTCTTTAGAATTACAGGAAACAACTACAGTTAAAATTAAAAAAGAGAAAAGAATAGATTTTAAGTTCATTTAAAAAGTATTGTAAAATGTATTTTATTGTCTCGTTTTAATCAATTGGAATATTTGAACCAAAAGAACGCCAAATAAAACGCCAATAGCAAAAATAGAAAGGAAATCGACATTACGAATATTCGCAGCAGAATTGTTTCTAAAATAATTTCCGGAAGCAATAATCAAAAGAATAACCGTCAGTATAATTGATTTGTTTTTCATAATGTTGATTTTTAGTGAATTAAATTTTAATAAATGTATAAAAATTATTAAAAGATTTTTCTAAATTTAAAGAAAAAACATGGCAGATAGAGATACTTTTTTAAGAGAATTCAGAGGCGAAACTTTAGGAACCGTAAGTGCTCAATCTTCTTCGGATGAGATCTTTCAAAATCAAACGATTAGGCCTATATTAAAACTTCAAAACGATTTGTTTATTGCTGTTTTTATAAATTACGTAAACAAAAATAAACCCGACTTTTTTTCTTATTCTGTAGAGAAGAAATTAATGGCTATCGAAAATTCCATTCAAAAAGATATTAAATTCAGAAATTCCCTAAAAGGAATTGTAATGGCGCTTTTTACGCTTGAAGAGTACGAAACCTATATTCAGAATTCTTCAAGTTTAAATAAACGAATGATGAATTTATTGATTGAGCGATTGAAAAGTCAGGTGCAGTTGTTTGAAGTGGAATCGGATTCGAAGTGAAATATTTTTTCAAAGATAAAATAGATGAATAATATATCATGGAGACACCATTACCTACCTGTTTTTTATTTAAAAGGTTTTACTAAAGAATCTGGGAAATTAAAAATTTATAATGTTAATGATAAACGGTTTATTCAAAATGGAAAAGAATTCTCTCCTGAATCATATTTTTTTGAGAAAAATGCTAATACTTTAGAATTTGGAGATCAAAGCATTGATGTTTTGGAAACTGAATATTATGCATATTTTGATGATAAGATTTCAAAATTGATTGCAAAAATCAATGCATCTGATCATAATACTCGTTATGATGTTAATGAAGATGATATGCCTATTCTTAATCATTTTGTTAGTTTAATGTATTGGCGTCTTCCTCATCGAGAAAAAGAACTAAAATCTATAATTTCAGAAAATGATTTAAAAAGTTTAGGAATCTCAATTCCAAATATTGGTATTGATAATACAATTTTAGAAGAGAAATTTAAAAATAGTACTGAGTTTTTAAAGAGTTTTAAATACTATAATTCTCTATTGGATACAATTCGAGGGATTAATTGTAACACACCTTTTTCAATAATTGAAACTCATGAAAATTTCCCTTATTTATCTTCTGATAATCCTGTAATTTTTGAAAAAAAATTTCGTCCAAAAGTTTTCGAAGATGACTATTTATTCCCTTTGTCAGGAAATAGGCTTTTTGTAAAAGGAAAAAGAAAAAAGGATTTCCCACCATATTTAAGAATGCTTGTTGATACATTAGTTTATAAGCAAGCCATAAAATATGTTAGTTGTACTGATGAAAATTATATTGGAATGCTAGATATGGTATTTGAAAGACATGATAGTATAGAGAAATTAAAATCTTATGTTTTCAATATAATAAATGATTTAAACGAATAGTATGTTTAACCAATTCCGAAATAAATTTCCATTATCAGATGAAAAATGGAATGAATATACAGGTTATTTTAACCGTATTGAAGTTCCGGCTAAAACAGTTTTGATAGAAGAAGGCGAAATTTCTAAAAAGCTTTTTATTATCGAAAAAGGCTGTATCAGAGTTTGGTTTAATAATAACGGAAAAGATTTGACTTCACAGTTTTTCTTCGAAAATCAAAGCGTTGCTTCTATCGAAAGTTTTATTAAAAAATTTCCCAGTCCGGTTGTGGTAGAAACAATCGAACCTTCTATCTTATGGTGGATTCATAAAAAAGATGTCGATATAATTCTGGAAGAAATAAAGGAAATTCCGGAACTTCGAGACCGATTAATCAATATGCTTTTTCAGCGAACATTTGATTATATGAAACACTTTTTTTCTTTCATAAAAGACTCCCCTGCTCAGCGTTACCTTAATTTAATTGAAGAAAAACCTCAAATCGTTCAAAGAGTTCCACAGCATTATATTGCTTCGTATCTTGGTGTGAGTACAGTACATTTAAGCCGAATTAAAAGTAAATTATTGCACGAAAAATAATCAAACTGCATTTGATAACAAATGTTATCGTCTGCCCGTAAACGGCGTTCTAATTTTGCTTCATAAAATTTAATATTTATGAAAATTATGAAAGCAGCAGTAGTTTATAAAAAAGGTGAATCACCAAAATATGCAGAATTCCAAGAACCAATTTCTACTAATGAAAATGAAGTTTTAATTTCGGTTCAGGCCGTTGCCATTACCAATCTCGATAAAGGAATTGCAAGCGGAGATCATTATTCTTCTGAAAATGAAAATCAAAACGGATTTATTGTAGGCAGTGACGGAGTTGGATTGCTTGAAGATGGAACTTTAGTCTATGCTCGTGGTATTTCGGGAACAATTGCAGAGAAAGCGTTAGTTGAGAAAAACAGAATGGTAAAATTGCCCGTTAATATTGACAGCGCTGTGGCGGCGGCATTGCCTAATGCAGTGGCAGGATCAGCAATGGCACTTCGTTTTAGAGCCAAAATACAATCCGGAGAAACTGTTTTAATAAATGGGGCAACAGGATTTACAGGGCAAATGGCTATTCAGGTTGCGAAACATTACGGTGCTAAAAAAATAATCGTTACCGGAAGAAATGAAAAAACGCTTCAAAGTCTTCTGGAATTGGGTGCTGATGAAATAGTTTCTTTAAAGCATAATGATGAATCGTTTGTTTCCCAATTAAAAGGAATTCACCAAAACACGCCTATTG
The sequence above is a segment of the Flavobacterium sp. genome. Coding sequences within it:
- a CDS encoding GNAT family N-acetyltransferase — translated: MADIQIEKISLNEIDQLQKIGRQTFQETFSEVNSEENMKKYLEESFSAEKLTSELSNPDSEFYFAVLDDKVIGYLKINFGDSQTELKDQKSLEIERIYVSKEFHGKKVGQLLYEKAIEIAKIKKSHYVWLGVWEENHRALSFYKKNGFVEFDKHIFRLGNDEQTDIMMKLKIIN
- a CDS encoding DEAD/DEAH box helicase, with protein sequence MSKQFSTLGLSEPILKALSELNIVEPTEIQQKTIPLLLSENHDVIGLAKTGTGKTAAFGLPLLQLIDTKSTAVQAVILVPTRELGLQIFRNLEDFSKYIPNISIAATCGGIPIKPQIERLTSPTHIVVATPGRLIDLIQRKAIDLKQTQYLVLDEADEMVSILKESLDEILAEIPKKHRTLLFSATLPGTIKQLVQNYLNKNVVQVSANMEIVGNEGIDHQYIVVDPIEKLDVLMHFLNSREGERGIIFCKTKAAVNKLAKNLAINRFSSGAIHGSLTQGIRDRIMEQFREGHINILVATDLAARGIDVKEISYVVNYHLPDAYETYVHRSGRTARAGAKGLSLTVLQEEEVFEIADFERELGLTFSKFEKPSVLSIEENNTLLWAKQIFKTKPNHDISADLKTKVKTVFHHLTKEELIEKLLANYVLQNKIDVVEKPVKKFKK
- a CDS encoding DEAD/DEAH box helicase, yielding MSQNTLEIEREEKKELYAYQKGDIDAIFDRLDNAPSKHHLLYQLPTGGGKTVIFSEIVRRYLSNNDKKVVVLTHRIELCKQTSKMLKGFGVSNKIINSKVKELPDQNDYSCFVAMVETLKNRINDEKLHLDNIGLVIIDEAHYNSFRKLLNSFKNAFILGVTATPLSSNIKLPMHQSYDELIVGDTIGSLIDKGFLARATTYSYDVGLTSLKVGINGDYTVKSSDDLYTNSLMQEKLLHAYTERSLGKKTLIFNNGIHTSLYVYDTFREAGYDIRHLDNTSSSEERKDILQWFKKTPDAILTSVGILTTGFDEPTVETIILNRATKSLTLYFQMIGRGSRKLPGKDEFTVIDLGNNAARFGLWSDPVNWQHIFKSPEFYLENLRDDTEIEMYFKYSMPPELRAKFSKTADVTFDVDEEHKQAIKQNLRSKIVLDKSLEQHAAMCVDNTELLPEAKALSKELEDDIEDRIKRFAKCLSQCSKNYREWLLDDYKQRLTLLIGKKYREKIMNEPD
- a CDS encoding DUF6155 family protein, with the translated sequence MSKRDLKKYLAELSKEQLEEQLIELYEKFSPVKVYYDFVFNPKEDKLLQESKVKISHEYFPVKKPNAKWRPRAKMRRSVAQKIIKHFISLGVDSFIIADLMLYNIEIAQTYSSNNLIKQELFYKSIFNSFEQAVNFVISNGILTEFKARIEAVYQQTLQQKWKNRYDFEAILEKIDL
- a CDS encoding DUF3817 domain-containing protein gives rise to the protein MLKIFKVTAILEGISYLVLFANMLIIKTNNPELYHTLLKPLGMTHGILFIGYIILAFLLKKSQNWDLKTFAIILIASLIPFGTFYIEKKYLENKANA
- a CDS encoding mechanosensitive ion channel domain-containing protein, with protein sequence MHKLLDKIFNFLYPIFRDWGMSRNFASYISLIFNIAIMLVLAYGIYYIAKFVLVTLTAIFAQRTKTKFDDYLIHNKTTKYTAYLIPFFFIYKAVPIILDKYEYWELLFGKIVGIYIVLISLWIIRTIFNALRDYLKQKPEYSDKPIDSFVQVIMIVLWIFGVAMIISTLFGIKQGELLTILGTLSAIIILIFRDTILGFVSSVQVAINDMVRIGDWITMDKFGADGDVIEINLTTVKVRNFDNTITTIPTYALSSDSFQNWRGMQKSDGRRIKRHVLIKSSSIRFLNNDDLNHMKGIQLITSYIETRQAEIEKYNSLRGIDKSLLLNGRNMTNLGMFRKYIMQYLLDHPGLNKNMHIMCRQLQSTAHGVPLEIYVFSSDKRWANYEYIMSDIFDHVMASVIYFDLEIFELPSQIGRLDR
- a CDS encoding glyoxalase, with translation MADRDTFLREFRGETLGTVSAQSSSDEIFQNQTIRPILKLQNDLFIAVFINYVNKNKPDFFSYSVEKKLMAIENSIQKDIKFRNSLKGIVMALFTLEEYETYIQNSSSLNKRMMNLLIERLKSQVQLFEVESDSK
- a CDS encoding DUF4238 domain-containing protein; its protein translation is MNNISWRHHYLPVFYLKGFTKESGKLKIYNVNDKRFIQNGKEFSPESYFFEKNANTLEFGDQSIDVLETEYYAYFDDKISKLIAKINASDHNTRYDVNEDDMPILNHFVSLMYWRLPHREKELKSIISENDLKSLGISIPNIGIDNTILEEKFKNSTEFLKSFKYYNSLLDTIRGINCNTPFSIIETHENFPYLSSDNPVIFEKKFRPKVFEDDYLFPLSGNRLFVKGKRKKDFPPYLRMLVDTLVYKQAIKYVSCTDENYIGMLDMVFERHDSIEKLKSYVFNIINDLNE
- a CDS encoding Crp/Fnr family transcriptional regulator translates to MFNQFRNKFPLSDEKWNEYTGYFNRIEVPAKTVLIEEGEISKKLFIIEKGCIRVWFNNNGKDLTSQFFFENQSVASIESFIKKFPSPVVVETIEPSILWWIHKKDVDIILEEIKEIPELRDRLINMLFQRTFDYMKHFFSFIKDSPAQRYLNLIEEKPQIVQRVPQHYIASYLGVSTVHLSRIKSKLLHEK
- a CDS encoding zinc-binding alcohol dehydrogenase family protein; the encoded protein is MKAAVVYKKGESPKYAEFQEPISTNENEVLISVQAVAITNLDKGIASGDHYSSENENQNGFIVGSDGVGLLEDGTLVYARGISGTIAEKALVEKNRMVKLPVNIDSAVAAALPNAVAGSAMALRFRAKIQSGETVLINGATGFTGQMAIQVAKHYGAKKIIVTGRNEKTLQSLLELGADEIVSLKHNDESFVSQLKGIHQNTPIDIVIDYLWGHSAELILSVLKGNGNFTPKTRYVSVGSMSGDTIQLSAQILRSVDLQLSGSGLGSWTKDEVKLLFSEILPEMFLLASQNKLKVNIEKVNLVDIEKMWNAEVPDGKRLVVII